In Maridesulfovibrio sp., a single genomic region encodes these proteins:
- the aroA gene encoding 3-phosphoshikimate 1-carboxyvinyltransferase: MTSEDCIIVKAPSSKSLSHRALIAGALSEGTTVVLDPLDSNDINRTMDCLTTMGAQFSIDGTATTVTGMHEGPRGGEKEPAVLEMRDSGTTCRLITALAGAGRGLFRVQGTPRMHDRPIGALTGALESQGVKVTFSDKPGYPPVTLEADGFRGKNMDISLEESSQYLSGLLLAAPLADETTIINVVGRKAVSWPYVALTLNVMEDFRIKFEVQTLHDGKWKKVDWRKVEKVVPGEIRFKVEPSRFDREEYRVEGDWSNGSYFLAAGAVGNKPVKIEGLSTKSLQGDIAIMYILKAMGAKIESDAHSVTVYPSKLHGVEVDMSKCPDLVPTVAVAAAFADSPTTITNVAHLRIKECDRLEASAAEVMRAGGKAEITEDSITIIPAPLKKGERIVFSTYDDHRLAMCTAIFALAGIESVPEEPGCVAKSFPGFWDEWAIITKGNGC, from the coding sequence ATGACTTCTGAGGACTGTATAATTGTAAAAGCACCTTCATCAAAGTCTCTGTCCCACAGAGCTTTGATAGCGGGAGCGCTTTCCGAGGGAACGACAGTAGTGCTTGATCCTTTGGACAGTAACGATATCAACAGGACCATGGACTGCCTGACCACTATGGGGGCGCAGTTCAGCATTGACGGTACAGCTACAACCGTAACCGGCATGCATGAAGGGCCCAGAGGCGGGGAAAAAGAGCCCGCGGTTCTTGAAATGCGTGATTCGGGAACGACCTGCCGCCTGATTACCGCACTGGCCGGAGCCGGGCGCGGACTGTTCAGAGTTCAGGGTACCCCGCGCATGCATGATCGGCCCATCGGAGCGCTGACCGGTGCACTGGAATCTCAGGGCGTAAAGGTGACTTTTTCCGATAAACCGGGATATCCTCCGGTAACCCTTGAAGCGGACGGATTTCGCGGAAAGAATATGGATATTTCCCTTGAGGAATCTAGCCAGTACCTTTCCGGCCTGCTGCTGGCCGCCCCGCTTGCCGATGAAACCACCATCATAAATGTGGTCGGAAGGAAGGCTGTTTCGTGGCCTTACGTGGCTCTTACACTCAATGTGATGGAGGATTTCAGAATAAAATTTGAAGTCCAGACCCTGCATGACGGTAAATGGAAAAAAGTTGACTGGCGCAAGGTGGAGAAGGTTGTACCCGGAGAAATCCGTTTCAAGGTGGAACCCTCCAGATTTGACCGCGAAGAATACCGGGTGGAGGGAGACTGGTCCAACGGGTCCTATTTTCTGGCAGCAGGGGCTGTCGGTAACAAACCTGTTAAAATTGAGGGGCTGTCCACAAAATCTCTTCAGGGTGACATCGCAATAATGTATATCCTCAAGGCCATGGGGGCCAAAATAGAGAGTGACGCGCATAGCGTAACTGTGTATCCTTCCAAACTCCACGGGGTGGAAGTGGACATGAGCAAGTGTCCTGATCTGGTTCCGACCGTGGCCGTTGCAGCAGCCTTTGCGGATAGTCCCACTACGATAACCAACGTGGCTCATCTGCGCATCAAGGAATGCGACCGTCTGGAAGCGAGTGCCGCTGAGGTGATGCGCGCAGGCGGAAAGGCTGAAATAACGGAAGATTCCATAACCATAATTCCTGCTCCGCTGAAAAAAGGGGAGCGTATAGTTTTTTCCACTTACGATGACCACAGGCTGGCAATGTGCACGGCTATTTTCGCACTTGCCGGTATTGAGTCCGTTCCGGAAGAACCGGGCTGCGTAGCCAAGTCCTTTCCGGGGTTCTGGGATGAGTGGGCAATAATCACCAAGGGTAACGGTTGTTGA
- a CDS encoding 2-amino-3,7-dideoxy-D-threo-hept-6-ulosonate synthase, with the protein MQIGKSIRLERIFNRETERTIIVPMDHGISVGPIEGLQDMREAVGDMVKGGANAVLMHKGLVRCGHRMEGRDVGLIVHLSASTSLSPFPNAKTLVGTVEDGIRLGADAVSVHVNLGDETESRMLKDLGDVASCAQGWGIPVLAMVYARGPKVKSEFDPETVAHCARVGEELGADIVKVPYTGDIDSFGRVVDGCCIPVVIAGGPKLDSTRDFLQMVSDSLKAGGSGLSVGRNVFQHKNRVKLVEALHKIVHEDEGVDEALAYIGE; encoded by the coding sequence ATGCAGATTGGGAAAAGCATCAGACTGGAAAGGATTTTCAACCGTGAAACCGAACGTACAATCATCGTCCCCATGGACCACGGCATAAGCGTAGGCCCCATTGAAGGGCTGCAGGATATGCGGGAGGCAGTCGGGGACATGGTTAAAGGCGGGGCCAACGCAGTGCTTATGCACAAAGGCCTTGTCCGCTGCGGTCACCGCATGGAAGGCCGTGACGTAGGCCTCATTGTCCACCTTTCCGCTTCCACCTCCCTCTCCCCGTTTCCCAATGCCAAAACTCTCGTAGGTACAGTTGAAGACGGTATCCGCCTCGGAGCCGATGCTGTCTCAGTGCACGTAAACCTCGGTGACGAAACCGAATCCAGAATGCTTAAGGATCTCGGAGATGTTGCTTCATGCGCGCAGGGATGGGGAATACCTGTCCTGGCAATGGTTTATGCCCGCGGACCGAAAGTTAAGAGTGAATTCGATCCTGAAACAGTGGCTCACTGTGCCCGCGTAGGTGAAGAGCTCGGAGCGGATATAGTGAAAGTGCCTTACACCGGGGATATTGATTCCTTTGGAAGAGTCGTCGACGGTTGCTGTATCCCCGTTGTTATCGCCGGCGGACCCAAGCTTGATTCCACCCGCGACTTCCTGCAGATGGTCTCCGACTCCCTCAAAGCAGGCGGTTCCGGGCTTTCCGTCGGTCGCAATGTCTTCCAGCACAAGAATCGCGTGAAGCTCGTGGAAGCATTGCACAAAATTGTACATGAAGATGAAGGCGTTGACGAAGCCCTTGCATACATCGGTGAATAA
- the pheA gene encoding prephenate dehydratase, protein MSESSNKNLVDLRDEIDSLDSDILELLNRRAAASLAVGAIKAGSSDQIFKPFREQEVLRGLTGRNPGPLPAEHLEAIYREIISSSRRLQRPERVVYLGPEGTFSYFAGLQHMGRQADLIPKNNFEDIFVAVSKGEADLGIIPLENSLKGTVGQNVDLFMRYPVYIQAELFHRISHGLISKGVGLDGIKTVYSHSKALEQCTGWLRANLPGAELVAVESTAQAAKMVSESDGPIAALGHVKLANIFGLHVVAEAVEDLPDNWTRFLIIGPKPGEEGKRDKTTILFTTPDRPGALVSVLNELSGKDINMTKLESRPFLGEKWKYMFFVDLQGDLGAAEHESLIESLKARCLTFRILGSYPAGSQNGSKF, encoded by the coding sequence ATGTCAGAGTCCAGCAATAAAAATCTAGTTGATCTCAGGGACGAAATAGATTCCCTGGATAGCGATATTCTTGAACTTCTGAACAGAAGAGCCGCCGCTTCACTTGCCGTAGGGGCAATCAAGGCCGGTTCCTCGGATCAGATATTCAAACCCTTCCGCGAGCAGGAAGTCCTGCGCGGGCTAACCGGGCGCAACCCCGGACCGCTTCCGGCAGAACATCTGGAAGCCATATATCGCGAAATAATTTCATCTTCACGCAGACTGCAGAGGCCTGAGCGGGTGGTTTATCTCGGGCCCGAAGGCACATTTTCGTATTTTGCAGGACTACAGCACATGGGACGTCAGGCCGACCTGATCCCCAAGAATAATTTCGAGGATATTTTTGTGGCGGTCTCCAAAGGAGAGGCCGATCTCGGCATTATCCCTCTTGAAAACTCCCTCAAGGGCACAGTGGGACAGAATGTCGATCTCTTCATGCGCTATCCTGTCTACATCCAGGCTGAGCTGTTTCACCGCATCAGTCACGGACTCATCAGCAAGGGCGTAGGACTGGACGGAATCAAGACAGTCTATTCCCATTCCAAGGCTCTGGAGCAGTGCACCGGGTGGCTGCGGGCCAATCTGCCGGGGGCGGAACTTGTGGCCGTGGAATCAACCGCACAGGCTGCAAAAATGGTTTCCGAAAGCGATGGCCCCATTGCCGCGCTCGGCCATGTTAAGCTCGCCAACATCTTCGGTCTGCACGTCGTTGCCGAAGCGGTGGAGGACCTGCCCGACAACTGGACGAGGTTTCTCATCATCGGCCCCAAGCCGGGCGAAGAGGGCAAAAGAGACAAGACAACCATACTGTTCACCACACCGGACAGGCCCGGAGCCCTTGTTTCCGTGCTTAACGAACTGTCTGGAAAAGATATCAACATGACCAAACTTGAATCACGTCCGTTTCTCGGAGAAAAGTGGAAGTACATGTTTTTCGTGGACCTGCAGGGAGACCTGGGAGCCGCTGAGCACGAATCCCTTATCGAGAGTCTCAAGGCACGCTGTCTGACGTTCAGGATTCTGGGCAGCTATCCTGCCGGATCGCAGAATGGAAGCAAGTTTTAA
- a CDS encoding 3-dehydroquinate synthase II family protein — translation MKKIIFKAIPFDKNLVTLALESGVDAVLSDEEYKKDIEALGRVTVVTPDEMPCVAVNEKADEESAVELYKKGKSVCLQAGWEIIPVENILAQVDSLALEAESLDRARLAAGVLERGADIIVVTPEGAADLKQIVAELKLSQGKMELQKAKVTSIEPAGLGHRVCVDTTSMLKKGQGMLTGNSSAFSFLVHAETESNPYVAARPFRVNAGAVHAYAQMPGDRTTYLEELSSGTEVLIVDAQGNTSVAVVGRSKVEVRPMLLITAEVATPNGPIAGKVFLQNAETIRVVSSQGEPVSVVTLEPGDEILCRIDDAGRHFGMRIKEEIVEE, via the coding sequence ATGAAGAAAATTATTTTTAAAGCTATCCCGTTTGATAAAAATCTCGTTACCCTCGCTCTTGAATCAGGAGTTGATGCAGTGCTGAGTGACGAGGAATATAAAAAAGATATTGAAGCACTGGGCAGGGTAACTGTTGTCACCCCGGATGAGATGCCTTGTGTGGCGGTTAACGAGAAGGCGGATGAAGAGTCCGCAGTGGAACTTTACAAAAAAGGTAAGAGTGTCTGCCTGCAGGCCGGTTGGGAGATTATCCCGGTTGAAAACATACTTGCACAGGTGGATTCCCTCGCCCTTGAAGCGGAATCTCTGGACCGGGCCAGACTGGCTGCCGGAGTACTGGAAAGGGGTGCGGATATAATCGTGGTTACTCCCGAAGGCGCAGCGGACCTTAAGCAGATTGTTGCGGAACTGAAACTCTCACAGGGTAAAATGGAACTCCAGAAAGCAAAGGTAACCTCCATCGAACCGGCAGGGCTCGGACACCGTGTCTGCGTGGACACCACCTCCATGCTTAAAAAGGGTCAGGGAATGCTGACCGGAAATTCTTCGGCATTCTCCTTTCTGGTCCACGCCGAAACCGAATCCAACCCTTATGTCGCGGCGCGTCCTTTCAGAGTAAATGCCGGAGCCGTTCATGCCTATGCCCAGATGCCCGGTGACAGGACCACCTATCTGGAAGAACTTTCTTCCGGTACCGAGGTGCTGATTGTGGATGCTCAAGGGAACACTTCCGTTGCAGTGGTCGGACGCAGCAAGGTAGAGGTTCGGCCCATGCTGTTGATAACTGCCGAAGTCGCAACTCCGAATGGACCGATCGCAGGCAAGGTCTTCCTGCAGAATGCGGAAACCATCCGCGTTGTCAGCAGTCAGGGAGAACCCGTGAGCGTGGTTACGCTTGAACCCGGAGATGAAATTCTTTGCCGTATTGATGATGCGGGTCGCCATTTCGGTATGCGCATCAAGGAAGAAATTGTAGAGGAATAG